CGAAAGTAAAAAAGCAAAAGCATTGGAACGAGCACCTAAGCAGAAAAAGGCCTTTTACCAGCGCATTTTCAACGAACTACCGCAGAACAAAAAAACACAGGCGATCCTGTCCTTCCTCAACAATATCAGCATCGATCGACTAAGACAGGAACCAACATGGGCTGAGATATATGAGAAGAATCCAGTGTTGAGTTTTCGCTTTGAAGATGAAAATATCCTGTTCTGTCAAAGTGAATCTGTTGTCTCTGCTCTTAGGAAAGAGAATGCAACAGAATCAGCACCGGGATTATGCATGGTTACCGGAGAAGAGGACAAGGTAGCCACGCTTCATACTGTAATAAAAGGAGTGTGGGGAGCGCAGAGTTCCGGAGCAAATATAGTTTCATTTAATCTTGATCCCTTTCGTTCTTTTAATAAACAACAAGGCAACAATGCTCCGGTTGGTAAAAGGGCAATGTTCGCCTACACAACTGCATTGAATACCTTGCTCGCCAAAGGTTCTGCCCAGCGAATGCAGGTGGGAGACGCCTCTACAGTGTTTTGGTCTGCAAAAGCGACCCATTTTGAAAACGATTTTTCTTCCTTTTTTAAAGAACCGGAAAAAGATGATCCGGATTCTCATACCTCCAGTATCAGAAACCTTTTTGACTCTGTAAACACAGGAGCGTATCTGGAAGATATAGGAACAGAAAGGTTCTACGTGATAGGCCTGGCCCCCAATGCAGCGCGTATCGCTGTCCGTTTCTGGCAGACAGGAACAGTATCCGAGTTTGCTGCAAGAATAAGGCAACACTTTGAGGATCTGCGGATTAGTAAACCGGAGAGAGAACAGGAATTCTATTCACTGTGGAGGCTGCTTGTAAACATTGCTGTCCAGGATAAAAGCGAGAATATTCCGCCAAACATTGCCGGAGACTTTATGCGCTCCATTCTAAACGGAACACCCTATCCGGCATCCCTGCTTCAAGCCGCCATCAGGCGAATTAAAAGCGATACCGTCAACCGGGTAAAACCTGTGCGGGCTGCGTTGTTGAAGGCATATCTGAACAGGTATTACCGTTTTCATCCCAATAATAATGAAAAGGAGATTCAAATGTCATTGGATATTGAGCAAGGGTCAATAGGCTACCAGCTGGGCCGGCTTTTTTCCGTTCTGGAGAAAATCCAGGAAGAGGCAAATCCCGGATTAAACACAACCATAAAGGAGCGCTACTACAGTTCGGCATGCAGTTCCCCTGTCACGGTTTTTCCAACCTTGATGCGGCTTAAAAATCATCACATGGCAAAAATGGAGCACAAAGGCAGGGTAACCAATATGGAGCGATTGATCGGTGAGATTGTAGGCAGATTTTATGACTTTCCGCCGCACCTCAACCTGCACGAACAGGGAAAATTCGCTATTGGTTATTATCATCAACGACAGGATTTTTTTACAAAGAAAGAACAATAATTATATAGGAGAAAATGATGGAATTGAATAAGCGTTATGATTTTATACTCTTTTTTGATGTAAAGGATGGCAACCCCAACGGCGATCCCGATGCCGGCAATTTACCCAGGATAGATGCGGAAACCGGAAACGGCCTTGTTACCGATGTCTGCCTGAAACGTAAAATACGCAATTATGTCGGATTGGCCAAAGGTGAACAGCCTCCCTATGAAATTTATGTAAAAGAGAAGGCTGTCCTGAACGATCAGAACGAACGCGCATATAAAGCCTTGGGAGTCGATTTGAGCCAGGACACCGGCAAAAGAAAAGGCGGCGACAAGGTAGAAGAAGCCAGGAAATGGATGTGTCAAAATTTTTACGATGTACGGACTTTTGGCGCTGTTATGTCTACAGGGATTAACTGTGGTCAAGTTAGAGGACCGATACAGCTAACTTTCGCGCGTTCCGTTGAGCAGGTAGTTTCTTTGGAACACAGCATTACCAGAATGGCTGTTGCCACACATCAGGAAGCAGAAAAGCAGGGCGGCGACAACAGAACCATGGGTCGCAAATTTACCATTCCGTATGGGTTATACAGGG
Above is a genomic segment from Marispirochaeta aestuarii containing:
- the cas7c gene encoding type I-C CRISPR-associated protein Cas7/Csd2 translates to MELNKRYDFILFFDVKDGNPNGDPDAGNLPRIDAETGNGLVTDVCLKRKIRNYVGLAKGEQPPYEIYVKEKAVLNDQNERAYKALGVDLSQDTGKRKGGDKVEEARKWMCQNFYDVRTFGAVMSTGINCGQVRGPIQLTFARSVEQVVSLEHSITRMAVATHQEAEKQGGDNRTMGRKFTIPYGLYRVHGFVSAPLAKQTGFSQEDLGLFWEALQNMFEHDRSAARGLMSSRRLIIFEHTSAMGNKPAQELFDRITFSRTSDGPARDFSDFNIELDGNKLKDFKTIVSV
- the cas8c gene encoding type I-C CRISPR-associated protein Cas8c/Csd1 → MILQALKDYYDRKAADPDSGIAPIGWELKEIPFVIVLDAQGNLVQIEDTREGMGKERRAKQFLVPEGVKKTSGIAANLLWDVAGYVFGISYLDKLDESKKAKALERAPKQKKAFYQRIFNELPQNKKTQAILSFLNNISIDRLRQEPTWAEIYEKNPVLSFRFEDENILFCQSESVVSALRKENATESAPGLCMVTGEEDKVATLHTVIKGVWGAQSSGANIVSFNLDPFRSFNKQQGNNAPVGKRAMFAYTTALNTLLAKGSAQRMQVGDASTVFWSAKATHFENDFSSFFKEPEKDDPDSHTSSIRNLFDSVNTGAYLEDIGTERFYVIGLAPNAARIAVRFWQTGTVSEFAARIRQHFEDLRISKPEREQEFYSLWRLLVNIAVQDKSENIPPNIAGDFMRSILNGTPYPASLLQAAIRRIKSDTVNRVKPVRAALLKAYLNRYYRFHPNNNEKEIQMSLDIEQGSIGYQLGRLFSVLEKIQEEANPGLNTTIKERYYSSACSSPVTVFPTLMRLKNHHMAKMEHKGRVTNMERLIGEIVGRFYDFPPHLNLHEQGKFAIGYYHQRQDFFTKKEQ